Proteins encoded in a region of the Lemur catta isolate mLemCat1 chromosome 14, mLemCat1.pri, whole genome shotgun sequence genome:
- the RAB11FIP2 gene encoding rab11 family-interacting protein 2 isoform X2 — MMLSEQAQKWFPTHVQVTVLQAKDLKPKGKSGTNDTYTIIQLGKEKYSTSVAEKTLEPVWKEEASFELPGLLMQGNPEKYILFLIVMHRSLVGLDKFLGQVAINLNDIFEDKQRRKTEWFRLESKQGKRAKNRGEIKVNIQFMRNNMTASMFDLSMKDKTRSPFAKLKDKMKGRKNDGTFSDTSSAIIPSTHMPDANSEFSSGEMQMKSKPKKPFLLGPQRLSSAHSMSDLSGSHMSSEKLKSSAIGQTHLLGRQIDSFGMVPESGSLKSPHRRTLSFDTSKMNQPDSMVDEGELSFGRQNDPFTNVTASLPQKFATLPRKKNPFEESSESWDSSMNLFSKPIEVKKENKREKREKVSLFERVTGKKDSRRSDKLNNGGSDSPCDLKSPNAFSEIRQDYFDYESTNPFTAKFRASNIMPSSSFHMNPTCNEDLRKIPAEPSA; from the exons ATGATGCTGTCTGAGCAAGCCCAAAAGTGGTTTCCAACCCACGTGCAGGTCACAGTGCTTCAAGCCAAAGATCTGAAGCCAAAAGGCAAAAGTGGCACCAATGACACATACACTATAATTCAGCTGGGCAAGGAAAAGTACTCCACCTCTGTAGCTGAGAAAACCCTTGAGCCAGTCTGGAAGGAAGAGGCCTCTTTTGAGCTACCTGGATTGCTAATGCAGGGGAATCCAGAGAAATACATTCTTTTCCTCATAGTTATGCACAGGTCCCTGGTGGGTCTGGATAAATTTTTAGGGCAGGTGGCAATCAATCTCAATGACATCTTTGAGGAcaaacaaagaaggaaaacaga gTGGTTTAGATTAGAATCCAAACAAGGAAAAAGAGCCAAAAACAGGGGTGAGATAAAGGTCAATATTCAATTTATGAGGAACAACATGACAGCAAGTATGTTTGACTTATCAATGAAGGACAAAACAAGATCTCCATTtgcaaaattaaaagataaaatgaaaggtAGAAAAAATGATGGGACATTTTCTGATACATCTTCTGCAATCATTCCAAGTACTCACATGCCTGATGCCAATAGTGAATTTTCAAGTGGTGAAATGCAGATGAAATCCAAACCAAAAAAGCCTTTTCTTTTGGGTCCTCAGCGACTCTCGTCAGCGCATTCAATGTCCGATTTATCTGGGTCCCACATGTCTTCTGAGAAACTGAAGTCTAGCGCCATAGGTCAAACACATCTTCTTGGACGCCAGATAGATTCCTTTGGAATGGTTCCAGAAAGTG GAAGTCTCAAATCTCCACACAGAAGAACATTAAGCTTTGATACTTCTAAAATGAACCAACCTGACAGCATGGTGGATGAAGGTGAATTGTCTTTCGGAAGACAAAATGACCCATTTACAAATGTGACTGCTTCATTACCCCAAAAATTTGCAACactgccaaggaagaaaaatccATTTGAAGAAAGCAGTGAGTCATGGGACAGCagcatgaatttattttcaaaaccaattgaagtaaaaaaagaaaataaaagagaaaaaagggagaaagttaGCTTGTTTGAAAGAGTGACTGGAAAAAAAGATAGCAGAAGATCTGATAAACTTAACAATGGGGGATCTGATAGCCCTTGTGACTTGAAATCACCTAATGCGTTTAGTGAAATTCGTCAGGACTATTTTGATTATGAGTCAACTAATCCGTTTACAGCAAAATTCAGGGCTTCAAATATAATGCCATCTTCAAG